In Papilio machaon chromosome W, ilPapMach1.1, whole genome shotgun sequence, a single genomic region encodes these proteins:
- the LOC123723061 gene encoding LOW QUALITY PROTEIN: L-lactate dehydrogenase-like (The sequence of the model RefSeq protein was modified relative to this genomic sequence to represent the inferred CDS: substituted 1 base at 1 genomic stop codon) produces the protein MECWLDVVEPYDKLSESVDDYSITAGSKVCVVTAGVRQREGESRLDLVQRNTDVLKIIIPQLEKYSPEAVLIIASNPVDILTWVTWREHEKLGIAPTSCHGXIIGEHGDSSVAVWSGVNIAGVRLSDLNPQIGGEQDPEQWRRMHQLVVESAYEIIKLKGYTSWAIGLSVSQLVGAVLSNANSVHPVSTYIKGQHDHVQQEVFLSLPCVLGRGGVADVVRQPLTAEERARLHASAKLMHDVQAGIHF, from the exons ATGGAGTGTTGGCTTGATGTTGTTGAGCCGTATGACAAGTTGAGTGAGTCCGTCGATG ATTACTCTATAACTGCGGGGTCAAAAGTTTGCGTGGTGACGGCGGGCGTGCGGCAGCGCGAGGGCGAGTCCCGGCTCGATCTCGTGCAGCGTAACACCGACGTGCTTAAGATCATCATTCCTCAG CTGGAGAAGTACAGCCCCGAGGCGGTGTTAATAATAGCGAGTAACCCGGTGGACATTCTGACGTGGGTGACGTGGCGAGAGCACGAGAAACTGGGCATTGCGCCCACCTCCTGCCACGGCTAGATCATTGGCGAGCACGGCGACAGCAGCG TGGCGGTGTGGTCGGGCGTGAACATCGCTGGCGTGCGGCTGAGCGACCTGAACCCGCAGATCGGCGGCGAGCAGGACCCGGAACAGTGGCGGCGCATGCACCAGCTCGTCGTCGAGAGCGCCTACGAGATCATCAAGCTGAAGGGATACACCTCCTGGGCCATCGGCCTCTCCGTGTCCCAGCTCGTCGGCGCCGTCCTCTCCAACGCCAACAGCGTGCACCCCGTCTCCACATACATCAAG GGTCAGCACGACCACGTGCAGCAGGAGGTGTTCCTGTCGTTGCCGTGTGTGTTGGGACGTGGCGGAGTGGCGGACGTGGTGCGGCAACCTCTCACCGCGGAGGAGCGCGCGCGTCTTCACGCCTCCGCTAAACTAATGCACGACGTGCAGGCCGGCATACACTTCTAA